AAGTGCATCATTAAACCGCAAAAAACAATCTTCATAACCGCTGAATAGAATTCAATACGGAGATCAGTATGACTTCTACCCTTGAAAGCAGAGAACTCAAGCAGGAACAACTCCGATGGACCCTTGTTCCCGAAGAGCTACCCTTCAACTCGACAAAAGACCTTGAAGTAGACGAAGAGATCATCGGACAAAGCCGTGGCGTCGAAGCTTTTAAATTCGGAATGGGCATGCCCCTGAAAGGATATAATATTTTTGTAACCGGCCCGGCAGGAACCGGTAAACAGGCAACTGTCAAAAAACTTCTCAAGGACTTATCTAAATCAGATAAAAGCCCGGATGACCTTCTCTACGTAAATAATTTTAAAGCAACTGAATCGCCTATCCTTATCCGCATGGCAGCAGGCGAAGGTTCTGTTTTTAAAAAAGATATCCACGACTTTTTAGAAAATATCAAACGTGAAGTTCCTCAATTATTTGAAAGTCAGGAATACATCGCACGTAAAAATGAAATTATCGAGCTGCATGAAAAGCAGACCAGAGAATTCTTTCAAGGAATCGAAGATAAAGTGAAAGATTCCGGACTGGTCATTGTAAACATGCAAATGGGCCCCTTTCAACGCCCGGACGTAGTGCCGTTAGTTGACGGGGAACCGATGCGGATGATTCAGCTGGAAGAAAAGGTTGAAAAAGGGCGTTTTCCGCGTGAAGAATTTGACAGACTGAAAGAAAAACAAAAAGAGCTGAAAGATGATGTAGACAACATACTGCTACAAGTCCGCAAACTTCAAAAAGAGGTGAAAAAGAAAAGCGAAGAAGTAGACAAGATGATGTTCATGACTCTGGCTCAAGACCTGATCAGCTCGCTACAAGAAAAATATCCTGACGAAAAAATATGTAAACATTTTGATGATATGCTTGAGCATATGAGCGACGATCTTGAATCATTAAGAATGATCGGTAAAAAACCGCAACCGGGTGAAGGTGGAATGATGTTTATGCCGCCACAGGCAGAAGCTATTCTTCATCCTTATCAGGTAAATTTACTAGTGGACAACTCTGAACAAACCAGTCCTCCCGTAATTTTTGAAACCTACCCTACTTATCGGAACCTGTTCGGATCAATTGAAAGAGTGATGGACCGACACGGTGGATGGCGCACTGACTTTACGAAAATTCAGGCGGGTTCATTTATTAAGGCGAACGGCGGCTATCTGGTCATCAACCTCATGGATTCCATTGTGGAACCGGGAGTATGGCCCACCCTAAAACGATCGCTTAAAACTGAAAAAATAGAAATTCAGACCTTTGACCCTTATTACTTCATATCTCCGTCAGGGCTGAAACCTGAACCGATTGAAATGGACGTTAAAGTTGTTGTTCTAGGCGAACCGCACCTTTACCAATTGCTTCGTCATTATGACCCCGATGTTTCAAAAATATTCAAAGTAAGAGCAGATTTTGAAACATCTATGGACCTTGATAATGACGCGGTTACCGCTGTTTCAAGCTTCGTAAGCAATATGGTTAAAAAAGATAAACTGATGGATTTTGACCGCTCAGGTGTGGCCGCCATTATCGAACAATCAGTGCGAATGTCGGGACGGCAAGAAAAAATATCAACATCGTTTCCTTTGCTGGCAGACCTTATGGGAGAAGCAAACTACTTTGCAGGACGCAACGGATCAACATTCGTAACCTCTGACCATGTAGATAAAGCTATCAATGCCCACAGAAAACGCTCCAACCAAATGGAAGAGCGGCTTCAGGAAATGATCGACCGCGGTAGTATTTATGTTGATACCGACGGCGCAAAAGTCGGTCAGGTTAATGGACTGGCTGTATATTCACTCGGCGATTATTCCTTCGGAAAACCATCGCGAATCACAGCTGTGACCGCCATGGGTAAAGGAGGAATTATAAACATTGAGCGTGAGTCTGATATGTCCGGCCCCACTCATAACAAAGGAATATTCATTTTATCCGGCTTCTTAAGACAAAAATTCGCACAGGATAAACCTCTATCTCTCACCGCAAGTATCGCTTTTGAACAATCATATGGCGGAATTGACGGTGACTCAGCATCCTCAACCGAACTTTATGCCCTGCTCTCAAGTCTGGCAGATGTCCCCCTCCGTCAGGACATTGCTGTCACAGGTTCAGTTAATCAGAAAGGAGAAGTTCAGCCGATCGGCGGCGTGAACCAAAAAATTGAAGGGTTCTATCTGTGCTGCAAGCATGCAGGATTAACAGGCAAACAGGGAGTAATGATCCCCGAACCTAATGTTAAAGATCTTATGCTACGTAAAGACGTTGTCGAAGCCGTCAAAGAAGGCAAGTTCCACATCTGGTCGGTTGAAAACATCGCGCAGGGGGTTGAAATTCTGACTGGAATTCCAGCAGGAGAAAGCGATCCTGAAAATGGATATCCCGCTGATTCGATCTATGGCAAAGCTAACACCCGCTTGATTGATCTTGCCGAAGGACTAAAAAAATTCAACGCCCCAGATGATGAATCTAAAGAAAAGAAACTGTCTTCGGGTGGATGTTGTTCGGGATAAACCCGGCTCTTAAATTATATCTGATACAAATAAAGAGCCGCAGGTCAAATAAAGCCCTGCGGCTCTTTACCATACTGTCCTTCTAATCTATCTTGCCGATTCATCAGTAAAAAAAGGAATATAATATGCCAGATAAAACAGTTGGAATCGTTGCGGCTATGGAGCAGGAAGCAAAAGCTATTTGCCCTGTATCAGAAAAGAGTATGCTTGGAAGATTTGAACTGCTTTCAGGGATTTTACCGGGCGGAAATCTCTTTATGTGCATAATCTCAGGAATAGGAACTGAGCGGGCTGCGGAGGCGGCAAATCTACTTGCACAAAAAAAACCGAACCTGATACTCAGTGCCGGAGTTTCAGGAGGACTGGCTCGCGGAACATCTGCTGGAGATCTTTTAGCGGCTTCCACAATTCACTCAGAAATACCTGAGATTGAACCCTGGCATGAATCTGAACAGGATGCTGATACTCGTAAAGAACTCCTGCCGGCCTATAGACGAATTCCTTCCGGCCCCATGGTTACAGCCGCAGCTCCAGTGATGACACAACAAGAAAAGACTTCGCTCCACGACAAAACAGGAGCTCTTGCCGCAGATATGGAAAGCATTGCCGTGGCACAAGTTGCCGCAAAAGAAGGAATACCCTTCGCCTGTATTCGCGCTGTCAGTGACGCATCAACCAGAGCAATTCCAGCCGAATCTTTAAACGGAGTTACAGCCGACGGCAAAACACAACTGACTCCGATTTTAAAAGCAATTGCAAACCGCCCTTCCCTGATCCTTGAACTGATACCGATGGGAATGGATTATTCCAAGGCTCTTAAAAGCCTCGGTAAAATTTTTGTGTGAAAAAGAAGAAGAGCCTCCGGCGGCTTGAACCTTTTTGGGAAAAGTGTTCAAGACTCCCAAAACTTTTTAATAGGTTAGAAAGTCTAATAAAAAGAAACCTGTAATTACTACTTCAAATAAAAAATCCTCTCAAGCTTAGCTCCAGAGGATTTTTTTAATTAAAGTTAGCCCTTTGGCCGTCGGAGACAATTTAATCTAAATTTAAGCCCCTAAGAGCAAGCATTGCTCCTTTAATAGGACGCTTTACTGAATCGGCAACAGAGGTTGGTTCAAATCCGCAATGCACCATGCAGTTTGCACAGCGAGGATCGTTACCCACTCCGTATTTATCCCAATCAGTCTGTTCCATAAGTTCCTTGTAAGTTGGAACAAATCCGTCTTCAAGCAGATAGCAGGGACGCTGCCAACCATGCACGGAACGACAAGGATTTCCCCAAGGGGAACAGGAATAATCCTGATTTCCGGCGAGGAAATCGAGATAAAAGCTGCTGTGGCTGAAATCCCATTTTTTCCCTTTGCCGAGTCTAAAAATTTCGCGAAAAAGTTTTTTGCTCTGGTCACGAGTAAGGAAACTGTCCTGATCGGCTGCGGCTTCATAGCTGAACGCGGCTGAAAGAGTCATTCCATCAACACCAAGTCCGGTGAGGAAATCAAAGAACGCAGCTGCATTTTCAGGGGTCTGCCCACCGAAAAGAGTGGTATTCGTATTAACTCTGAACCCTTTGGATTTAAGCAATTTAATTGATCTGATTGCGGACTGGAATACGCCCTGCTTGCAGACAATATTATCATGCACTTCTTCCAAACCATCGAGGTGGATATTGAAAGTAAGATATGGACTAGGCTTAAACTGATTGATGCGTTCAGGAATAAGAATTCCGTTGGTGCAAAGATATACAAACTTTTTACGCCTGACTAATTCTTTGACAATAGCAGGAATTTCAGGATGCAGAAGAGGTTCGCCACCAGGGATTGAAACAATCGGTGCGCCGCATTCTTCAACTGCAGCTATACACTCGTCAAAAGACAAACGCTGGTTTAAAACTGATGCAGGCTGATTAATTTTTCCGCATCCTTTGCAACGCAAGTTGCACTGGAACAAAGGCTCCAGCATAAGAACCAACGGATAATGTTTATTCCCCTTAAGTGTCTGTGAAAGAATATATTTCCCAAGTCGAGCTATCTGTATTGCAGGAATTGCCAAAGTCCTATCCTCTTTGCCGCCCTAAAAACGGCGGGTTTATTATTTTTTAGCAGCAGGTGCTTTTTGACATGCGCCTACTAACTTCTCATATGTATCTGTTTTTAATGATTTCTTATCAAAACCTTTACTCTTTAAAGCCTGTGAAAAATGAGCACACGCTTTAGCTTTTTCACCATCTTCAAGCAAAGCAGCGCCGTATCCAAGGTGATTCAAATAAAAGTCAGGACTAATTTTTACAGCTTTCTCAAAATGAACTAAAGACTTACCGATATTTCCTACACTTAGTGGAGGAGAAGGAGCTTCTAAATAAAGCTCACCCAGCATACGGTCAGGTCCACCGAAATCAACTTCGGGAGAAAGCTTTTCAGCCAACAGTGCTTCTTGCTCCAAGACAGGCACAAGGTCAAGCCCACGCAAGGGCGAAAGTTGCGCCTCTTTACCAGCTAAAAACGCAGAAATATAATGTCCCACTCCGCTTTTAGGATTTTTCTTAAGATATGTATCGATAACTTTTCGCCCGGCAATAGCATCATCAGTTTTAGTAACTGTTCCACTTTCAAGCAACCAAGCATAACAAATTGCAGATTCAAGATTATCCGCATCCTTACTGCTGGCAGCAAGTGATTCAGCTTGTTTTAGGGTGCATGATTTCCAAAGAGAAACATCTTTTGTTTTATACTCAATCGTTGGGACTGTGGCAGTTGCACCGGTTTGAGCTGCACAACTGCAGATAAAACATCCTAAAATTGCGATCATCACGATGCGAAAGGATAAAATCATTTAAGCTCCTTATCAGCAGGTCCGAATCCGTTAGTCTGCAAAAGTTTCAGTAAACTTGCAGCCGCAGGATCGTCTTTCATATCAAGCAAAATCGCCTGAAGTCGAAAAGAATCATCAGTCACCTTGCCGAACCATACCACAGGACTGTTAGGAAGTTTCCCCGATTCGTAAACAACCTTCACACCGGAAAAACGATCCGTTCCGCTAAGCACCGAATACTGAACTGCGTTCAGACATACTCCGGCAGCCTTCCCTTTATTAACCCAGCGCAATTTACTGAGAGGCCTTGATGTCCCTTCAATTACGAGCTGATTTTCAACTTCATCTTTTTTAAAAAGGATTTTGCGGGATTCAGGAGTATAAAGCATAGAACCGAAAACAGTCCCTTTAATATCTTTCACAGAGTCCGGCCCGTCACACGGAGCCAGAATTCTCCAGACATCTTTATCAAGTCCCTGCGGCAAAGTGGATGCAATAGGGGTCATTATATATTTATCTGAGTAGCTAGTGAAAAACGTTAATCCACAAATACCCCATATCGGTTTATTCTCATCAAGATATTTAAGAGCAGGTTCCAATTCATTAAAATAAACACCGGTTGCAGGCTTACCAAGTTTTTCGGAAACATACTCTGCAAGTGAATCCATTACCGGCTGAGCATCTGCGGATGTTCCGGGCTGACCAGGCTCAATAATGACAAATTTAAATGATTCAGCCGCGCCAGCAGAAGAGACAGCACCCGCAACAGATAAAATCAAAATAAAAGTAATCGCTAATATTTTTCTTAACATTATAGATTTTTTCTCCCCTTAAACTGTTCGATCAGTCTGAAAACAGCAGGCAATATGACCATACATCCGACCATACAAGTTGCAGAGCCGACAACCATGATTCCGCCGAGGGAAGCAAGCCCTCTGTGATGAGCCAAAAGCAACCCGCCGAAACCAATCATTGTGGTACAAAAACTTAAGCCCACAGCAACAGGAGTACTCGTGTCGTAGAGTCGTTCACCTTTTGCAAGTTCTTTCCATCTGGCAAGAAAATGAACTCCGCCGTCTACTCCAATGGCGATAAGAACAGGGATCGCAAAGAAATTAGCTAAATTAAAACTTAATCCCGTCCCCCCCATCACTTCAAGTAACCAGAAAATACCTACAATCAAAGGAATAAGAGTAAGCAATACATAGCTTACACTGAATGAAGTAAAAAATAAAATTATTGATACCAATACAATTGTAAGCACGGCGGCTTCGGTGAATGTGTCACGCATAAGCAGTGAAGATTCAAGGACAACAACCGGAACGCCCGTAACTTCCGGATCAATTTTTCTAAGGTCCGCGACAAAAGATTTCAACAACTCAAAATCCCAGACATTGCCCACAGCAGCAATTTTAACCATAAAACTGCCGTCTCTACCTATATATAAAGAACGCAAATGTTCCGGCAGGTCGTCAGATTTTACAGAACGAACTTCTAAAATTTCTTTAATCCATTTGAATGAAGACGAAAGCTCACTTACCAAACGGGTCTGAATCGGCACAAGATTTTGAACAGCCGATGGATTTTTATCTATCAAAGCTATACAGGACGAAGCCTTATCCAAAAGATCTGAAACAAGCTGCAATTCTTCTTTCGCTCCGGCAGAAAACAACTTTTCCTCTATACCTTCGAGCGAATCCGTCAACTTTTCAAGTGAGCCTGAAACCTGATCAGACACAAGCGCCACAGGAGGTGCATTAAAATCCATGCCGTCTAAATACTTAGCTTCACCACGAAGAATCTGAGCCTTTTCCTTTTGACCTTCAGGCAAAAAATTCAAAATAGAATCAATCCTGCCCACCGAAGGAATATTTTTCAGTTGCTGCGTAAGAGCTGTAACGCTTTCTAGATCGGGCCTTGTCATAACCGCGAACCAAGTAGATTCGTCAGAGTCATTAATTAATTTATGTTCATACTCAACGGATTCAAGACCTTTTGCTTGAAGATCAAGCAGATTGTAATTAAATCCGGCATTCTTCAACCCCGGATAGGCAAGTGCCGACAATATCAAAGCGACAGCAAGAACTGATTTCGGGCGTGAAATAACCTTATCCATAAAGGGCATGGTCGCCATACGCGGATGAGATGAAGGGAAAAGATTACGTCTTCCGGCAATAAGCAAAAGTGATGGAAGAACCGTCAGCATGGAAATAAGACAGAAAATGATTCCGGTTCCACCAATAAGTCCAAGCTCGGCCAGCCCCACGAATTCCTGTCCTAACACGGCATAAAAAGCACATACGGAGGTTATTCCGCCAAGAAGAACACCCGGACCGGTATGCATCAATGATTCTTCAACCGCGTCTTCAGGCGAAAGGCCCGCAGCCGTACCCTCAACATATCGTAGAACAACATGAATACCGAAATCCACACCGATTCCGACGAGAACAAGCGCGAAAACAATAGATAAAAGATTAAGACTTCCCAGCGTTACCAGAGCAAATCCGAAAGTCCACGCCATGGCGCAAAAAAGGGAAAACATAACCAGCGCAGGCCTGAGCCAGCCATGAAGAACTATCATAAACAACAGCCCCACCAGCAGAACAGAGACAATTGAGGCAAGAGTCATATCGTCATTAGTGGTGATCATTTCATCAGCCGAAAGAACAGGCCGTCCGGTAAGTCCGGCGCTGACCTCTGGAAATTCTTCACGGGTCTGATTCAGAGAATCACGAACAACTTTAAGAGCCTGACCAATAACAGACATTGCCGCAAAATCTTTTTTAGGCAGAATACGCATGATCAGGAGTTTGCCGTTGCGGGTATAAAAATACTGCATTCCGGCTTTATCCAAATTCAACACAGGACCGGAATTTTCAGATAAAACAGTTCCCTTATTAAGGACACTTTCCATTTTTCCGACCAGCGAATCCAAAGCCCCCACCATGGGAATGAGCATTTCAGGATCAGCGGCTCCGCCCATATCTTTTTTACCGCTGAGCAGTTCCGCATTCATATCCAGAAACTTTGCCAGCCCCGGCCCATTGAACCATTCATTACCAAGCGGCCCTATATTGCGGGCAAGCTTAACAAAATCACGCAGTTCATCTTCCGAAGCAAACATCAATACGCCCGGCCCCATATCCCTTGCGGACATGGCATAATGAACTTCTCTAATTACATTAGGCTTTCCTTCAAGCTTCGATGCAAGAGATGAGGCAAAAAGAGCAGCCTGCTCCTTACCCTTATCTGTCCCGCCGGTCTCAATGACCACGAACATATATTCCTGATCGCCGAAATTCTTAATCTGCTCAAGATTTCGCTTCTGAAAAGGAAGGTCATGAGAAAGTAAATTATCCTGATCACTGTCCAGCTTAAGATACAAAGCGGAAGAAACTCCGCAAATAATAGCTAGAACAAGACCGCATATGACTATTGTTCCGGGGCAGGTGCGAACCATGCGCCAAATAACAAGAATCAAAAAATTCTGAATTTTTTTGAATATATCCACAGAAAATACGCCCGAAACTTTATAAAATATTCGGGTCTTTTCAATATGTTGAGAAGCGTCGGAAGCAGCTTTTAAACGAAGCTCAGACTACTAAGAAGTACGGGCTGTACGAATCCCCAGATCTTTAACGGTTTTCCAGCCTGAACCTGTGATTTTATGAGCTTCTTTCAGCACCGAGTCCATTGCTGCGAGAAACTTGTCTACGTCATCATCATTAATCATTAGCGGCGGAAGAATTTTAACAGTATCAAGACCGTGCCCGGCAACCTGACTTAAAATATCATGCTTCTCAAGCAACGGCATGGTTATCATCTGACAGAACAAATCATCATTCATTTTATGAAGCAGCTTCCAGCTTGCTTTAAGAGCCAAAGACTTTGGTTCGCCGAACTGCATCCCGATCATAAGTCCTTTTCCGCGAACTTCGGTCAACATTTCATACTTTTCAGCAAGTTCCCGCATTCCTTTAATAATACGCTCACCCAGTCTGTCAGCATTCTCTGAAAGTTTTTCCTGTTCAATTATTTCAATTGTTGCCAGTCCGGCTGCCATAGCAAGATCGTTCTGACCAAAAGTATTTGAATGAGCAAAACATCTTTCCATTGAATCAAAAATTTTAGCATGTATAGCACGGGTGGTAATAACAGCTCCAACAGGAATATAACCACCGGAAAGAGCTTTAGAAATTACCAATATATCAGGCTTAACACCCCAGTGGTCTACTGCGAACATTTTACCGGTTCGACCCATTCCGCACTGAACTTCGTCGGCAATCATCAAAGTGCCGTAACGATCACATAATTCACGCGCGCCTTGAAGATATCCATCTTCGGGCACAAAAACGCCCTTGCCCTGAACTGTTTCAAAGATAAAAGCACCGACATCACCACCGGAAAGAGCTTTCTCAAGAGCATCTAAATCATTAAAAGGAACTCCTGAACAGTCCGGCAGTAAAGGTTCATTTCTACCCCTGAACTCTTTATTACCATTCACAGAAAGCGCACCGAGAGTCAGTCCATGAAAAGCATGTTCACAATGAACGAGTTTATGGCGCCCTGTGGCCTGTCTCGCAAATTTAAGAGCTCCTTCAACCCCTTCCGTTCCGGAATTGGTAAAAAAGACAGCTTCAAGGTCGCCCGGAGCTAACTCAGCAAGCTTTTCAGCAAGCATTCCCGACAGCACTCCCAAATCCATTTGAACAAGACTGGCTGTTTTAGCATCAATAGTTTCATGCAGAACCTCAGCAACATGAGGGTGATTACGACCTATATTGTAAACTCCGAATCCCGCGAGAAAATCCAAAACTTTCTTTCCCTTTGCATCTGTCAGATACGCACCTTCGGCAGACACGTAATTCCGGTCATATCCAATTACTTCCAGAACCCTGACGAATTGAGGGTTAACATATTTACGATGAAGATCGTAAGACTCTGTAATTCTTGATTTATATTTACTAACAATATCAGAAATCATCGTTTTAAACTCCACTATAATTTTACTGTCATTTATTCTGTTTAAAGAGAATTATGGAAAATACTCTGCTTGCTCTCCGCGGTCAATGGCTTGCCACTAATTTTGATGCTTGACAACAAAGTTGCCAAAACCGCCTTTGACCTGTAGATTTATGCATATCATAACGACCTATAAAACAGGCTTAAATAAAAATCGCTGCCTGCAAAGGAGGCTACAAATAATGAGTAAAGTAGTAAGGGCTGAAACAGCCGGTTTTTGTATGGGAGTCGACCTTGCTCTCAACAAATTGGACTCACTAATTGAAAACAAGGACCGCGGATCTATCTATATTTTAGGACCGATCATTCACAACCCGCAGGTACTTGAAGAATATGAAAAAAAAGGCGTAATAACTGCCAATTCAGCTGACGAAATCCCCAGAGGATCTTTTGCTGTAATCAGAGCACACGGAGTTCCGCAAAACGTTGAAGAAGAACTTCGCGAAAGAGGCATAAACGTAATAGACGCAACATGCCCGAAAGTAAAAAAAGCACAGCTCCTTATTAAGCGTAACACTACTGACGGACGCATCCTCCTGCTTTACGGTGAAGACAGCCATCCTGAAGTTAAAGGACTTTTAAGCTATGCCCCCTCCGGCACGTGTCTCTTCGACAGCACAGAAGAGCTCAAATCTATCGAGTTGGATCCTTCAAAAAAATACTGTCTTGCAGCACAAACCACTCAAGACCGTATTATTTATGACGAAATAATTCAATACCTTGAAAGTAAAGGGCTTGATGTAATTGTGCTTAACTCCATATGTGACGCAACCCGCCAGCGGCAGGAAGAAGCTATAGCACTCTCCAGCAAAGTCGATCACATGATAGTTGTCGGCGGACGCATCAGCGGCAACACCCGCAGATTAGTTCAGGTTGTTGAAGCAACCGGAACAAAGTGTACTCATGTAGAAATAGCCGAAGAACTCCCCCTTAATGGGCTTAAAAATTTCAAAACAATAGGACTCACAGCCGGAGCTTCTACTCCCAAAAGGCTTGTCGACAGCATTCAGCAGATTCTTGAAGAGCTTTAATTAAGACCTATTTATTTCTACCTGTTAACAACAAAACAGCCCGCAATTTATATTAAAAATTGCGGGCTGTTTTAGTAACAATTTAAATTCAAACGGTTCTATACATCCCGCCCCTTATCAATCACTGCGGAATTCCATGTATAGTTTTTAAATCCCTGCTTAAAAAACAGGGAATATAAAACCGGACACAAAATCAGAGTCAGCACAGTAGCAAACATCAAACCGGACATAATGCAGTTTGCCATCGGCCGCCACATTTCGCCCCCTTGTAACGAGAGCGGAACCATTCCGATAATCGTAGTCGTCGCGGTCATAATAATCGGCCTTGCTCTTTCAAGGGAGGCAAGCACGATTGAATCAGCTAATTCAATACCCTTACCACGCTGCATTTCGATTCTATCTATCAACATAATCGCATTGTTAACAATAATTCCAAGCAGACTGATCATTCCCAGCATTGGCATAAATCCGAAAGGAGAATTAGTGAGAATCATCCCCGGCGTAATTCCGCACATCATGGGCGGCAACGTCAGAAGGATGATAAGCGGCCTTCTGAACGAGTTAAACTGAAAGATAAGGACAAGAACAAGCAGCCCCATTGCCAGAGGCATGTTGGCGTTAATTGATTCCTGACTCTCCTGACTCTTTTCAAACTCGCCGCCGTAACTGACCGAATATCCCATTGGCCATTCGGAAGATTTCATCATTTTTTCTATCTTCGGACGCACAGCATCAAGCGTTTGCAATGCGAAATATCCATCATACAGATCGGCCTTAACTGTCATTGTCCGAGTCTGATCTCTGCGGCGAATATCAGAAGGCTGCCAAACCAGTTCAGATGTGGCTATCTGACTGAGCGGTACACTTCTGCCGTCCTGATATGAATAGACATTTATACTTTCAAGCTTATCAAGTCTGTTACGAAAAGAATCTTCACTTCTAAGTACAATCGGAATATTAACATCACCCTCGCGATACGTAGAAGCCTGATAGCCGCTCATGCCTGATTGAAGGCTCATTGCGACATCAAAACTTGAAAGTCCTGCTTCACGCGCCTTATTCTGATCAACATCAACCACCATCTTTTTAGCCCACTGCCCCCAGTCATCCCAAATACGGGCAACTCCGGGAGTAGCTTCCAGCAAGAACTCAATCTTATCTCTTAATGCGTACAATGTTTTTTGATCTGGCCCGGAGATACGAATCTGAACAGGCGCTCCGACAGGTGGGCCGTTCATCAATTTTTTAAGGCTGAAATCTGCATCAGGGTAATTGCTTTTAAGTTCCGTGCGAGTTCTGGCTATAAGCTTATCCACATCTTCAATGGCTCTGGTGTTAACAATAAAAGTTGCCAGATTGTCATTGCGCTGTTCGAGGTTAAGCGGCAGATACCACCTTGGACCACCATGACCTATAAAGGTTCCGATACTATCCACCCCTTCATCTGCGAGCAGATACTTCTCAAGCTTTGCAACTTCCTCAGCTGTAGTGCTTATATCCGAACCGAAAGGCTGCCAGAAATCTATTGTAAACTGCGCTCTTTCATTAGGCGGAAAAAACATTTTCGGAACAAATTGAAATCCCCAGAAAGCAGCGATACATCCGACCAGCACCAGAGAAAGAAAAGCCGTGCGATGTTTTAGACAGAACAATAGTAAACTTCTGTAGACGTTATACATACGACCTGAAAATGTCTGAATTACTACTTTGGGCTTGAGTACATAAAAACAAAGCATGGGGATCATGGTCATGGATAAGGCCCATGAACATAACAGGGTCAATGTAACAACCACAAAAAGAGAAAAACAATATTCCCCAACCGTACTTTCAGCGAGCGGAATGGGAAGAAACGCAAAAATAGTAGTCAGAGAAGCGGCAAGAAGCGGCATCCAGAGTTCTGAAACAGCTCCGATAACAGCCTTCATTCGATCTTCGCCAGCCGCAAGCTTTACCAGAATAGCCTCTGAAACGACTACTCCGTTATCAACTAAAATCCCCAGTGATATTATCAAAGAAGCAATTGATATTCTTTGTAAAGCCACATCAAAAAACGGC
The nucleotide sequence above comes from Maridesulfovibrio ferrireducens. Encoded proteins:
- a CDS encoding efflux RND transporter permease subunit, which encodes MNIAKWCIENNRTSIAIFLLIALGGVMTFMNIPKAEDPDFTIRTGVVITGFPGASPQRVEELVTDKLEEKIREIGDVKVVRSQSMTGISIIEVEFYASIKNMNPMWQKLRNKVSDAQPTLPSEAMTPVINDEFGDVFGIIIALTGDGFSYRELKDVADYTRDELLMVSGVGKVDRWGLQDERIYIDFSNSRMAAAGVSPFAVGQMIDHQNSIRPSGSSKVGPDRISIEPTGEFKSVDDIASLSMRLEGMKSSMKLSDVTKVSRGFADPPSVMSRYNGAPAIMLAVSMADGNNIMELGKRVTAKLDQLSANLYHGMNYNIVVYQPEYVETAVNNFMINLLESFLFVVLVILAFAGFRTGLVAGSLVPMAMLGCIALMPFFDVALQRISIASLIISLGILVDNGVVVSEAILVKLAAGEDRMKAVIGAVSELWMPLLAASLTTIFAFLPIPLAESTVGEYCFSLFVVVTLTLLCSWALSMTMIPMLCFYVLKPKVVIQTFSGRMYNVYRSLLLFCLKHRTAFLSLVLVGCIAAFWGFQFVPKMFFPPNERAQFTIDFWQPFGSDISTTAEEVAKLEKYLLADEGVDSIGTFIGHGGPRWYLPLNLEQRNDNLATFIVNTRAIEDVDKLIARTRTELKSNYPDADFSLKKLMNGPPVGAPVQIRISGPDQKTLYALRDKIEFLLEATPGVARIWDDWGQWAKKMVVDVDQNKAREAGLSSFDVAMSLQSGMSGYQASTYREGDVNIPIVLRSEDSFRNRLDKLESINVYSYQDGRSVPLSQIATSELVWQPSDIRRRDQTRTMTVKADLYDGYFALQTLDAVRPKIEKMMKSSEWPMGYSVSYGGEFEKSQESQESINANMPLAMGLLVLVLIFQFNSFRRPLIILLTLPPMMCGITPGMILTNSPFGFMPMLGMISLLGIIVNNAIMLIDRIEMQRGKGIELADSIVLASLERARPIIMTATTTIIGMVPLSLQGGEMWRPMANCIMSGLMFATVLTLILCPVLYSLFFKQGFKNYTWNSAVIDKGRDV